A genome region from Arachidicoccus soli includes the following:
- a CDS encoding DUF4783 domain-containing protein, with the protein MKKILFILTGMFMLMGFVASSSGVKDIISALKKGDATEVSKHFDSFVDIKLPNKEEVKNVSKNQATVTLKDFYSEQNISGFELISQREMGGTGYLAGKLKSDSHEYNITLMVKTKNNDTSIVSVRIN; encoded by the coding sequence ATGAAAAAAATTTTATTTATCCTTACAGGAATGTTTATGTTAATGGGATTTGTAGCTTCTTCTTCAGGCGTAAAAGATATTATAAGTGCTTTGAAAAAAGGCGATGCGACAGAAGTGTCTAAACATTTTGATAGTTTTGTTGATATAAAATTACCCAATAAGGAGGAAGTTAAGAATGTAAGTAAAAATCAGGCCACGGTCACTTTAAAAGATTTCTATTCCGAGCAGAATATTTCAGGCTTTGAGCTGATTTCTCAACGTGAAATGGGGGGTACTGGATATTTAGCCGGTAAATTAAAAAGTGATTCTCATGAATACAATATTACACTCATGGTTAAAACTAAAAATAATGACACCTCAATCGTTTCGGTGCGCATTAATTAA